From a single Micromonospora sp. WMMD1102 genomic region:
- a CDS encoding sodium:proton exchanger: MGLDVTVSARGVATRVGLAVLAAVPAVAMRLSGVDLPAVAGMAVFGVAVLAAVALLMWASEVARVDLPGSLALALLALVAVLPEYAIDIYFAFAAGSDPAFAAFALANMTGANRLLIGVAWPLLVFFAIWAVRRRRQPGDPTGVSLSAHRRTETVYLLIATGYALVIPVTGRLAWYDSIVLGALFALYLSRVGRAEHAEEALVGVAATLARAPAVRRRLTVAALFGTAGVVILSSAEPFGRSLVEAGKSLGIDEFLLVQWLAPVASEAPEVIVAIAFALRGRADDGLGALLAAKLNQWTLLIACLPIAFYLGGGEFAGLALDARQTEELYLTAAQTLLGVAVLADLRISRVEAATLFLLFAVQFALPTQTVRYGVAVAYVVLAGILLFRQRRELPALLRATWPTGRARTGPPSGRRPGPD, translated from the coding sequence GTGGGACTCGATGTCACGGTGTCCGCCCGGGGAGTGGCGACCCGGGTCGGCCTCGCCGTACTGGCCGCCGTACCGGCGGTGGCGATGCGGCTCTCCGGCGTCGACCTGCCGGCCGTCGCCGGGATGGCGGTCTTCGGCGTGGCGGTGCTCGCGGCGGTCGCCCTGTTGATGTGGGCCTCCGAAGTGGCCCGGGTCGACCTGCCGGGGAGCCTGGCACTGGCGCTGCTCGCCCTGGTGGCGGTGCTGCCGGAATACGCGATCGACATCTACTTCGCCTTCGCCGCCGGCTCCGATCCCGCGTTCGCGGCGTTCGCCCTGGCCAACATGACCGGGGCGAACCGGCTACTGATCGGGGTCGCCTGGCCGCTGCTGGTCTTCTTCGCCATCTGGGCGGTACGCCGCCGGCGGCAGCCCGGTGATCCCACCGGAGTGAGCCTCTCCGCACACCGCCGGACGGAGACCGTGTACCTGCTGATCGCCACCGGCTACGCCCTGGTGATCCCGGTGACCGGACGGTTGGCCTGGTACGACAGCATCGTGCTCGGCGCCCTGTTCGCGCTCTACCTCTCCCGGGTCGGGCGCGCCGAGCACGCCGAGGAGGCCCTGGTCGGGGTGGCCGCCACCCTGGCCCGGGCGCCGGCCGTGCGCCGCCGGCTGACCGTCGCGGCCCTCTTCGGCACGGCGGGAGTGGTGATCCTCAGCTCGGCCGAGCCGTTCGGCAGGTCTCTCGTCGAGGCCGGCAAGTCGCTCGGCATCGACGAGTTCCTGCTGGTCCAGTGGCTCGCCCCGGTCGCGTCGGAAGCACCCGAGGTGATCGTGGCGATCGCCTTCGCGCTGCGCGGCCGGGCCGACGACGGACTCGGTGCGCTGCTGGCGGCGAAGCTCAACCAGTGGACCCTGCTGATCGCCTGCCTGCCGATCGCCTTCTATCTCGGCGGCGGGGAGTTCGCCGGGCTGGCCCTGGACGCGCGGCAGACCGAGGAGCTCTACCTCACCGCCGCGCAGACCCTGCTCGGCGTGGCCGTCCTGGCCGACCTGCGGATCTCCCGGGTCGAGGCGGCGACGCTGTTCCTGCTCTTCGCGGTGCAGTTCGCCCTGCCCACCCAGACGGTCCGGTACGGCGTCGCGGTCGCGTACGTGGTGCTGGCCGGGATCCTGCTGTTCCGGCAGCGCCGGGAACTGCCCGCCCTGCTGCGGGCGACCTGGCCGACCGGCCGGGCCCGAACCGGGCCGCCGTCCGGGCGCCGTCCCGGCCCGGACTGA